The window CCTGACGAAAGGCGGAGGGACCGCTCGTAACAGCACGAAAAATCGGAAAACGCCGGACCGTCGGTCCCGGCGAGGGATGGCGCTTGGCCGCCGTCAAGACTGGAGTGGGACATCGATGGGCATACATGCGGCGCCGGCGCTGGAAGTCCGGAACGTATCGCTCTCCTTCAAGGGCGTGAAGGCGATCTCCGATCTGTCCTTCCGGGTCGAGGGGAAGGAGATCTGCGCGCTGATCGGCCCGAACGGCGCCGGCAAGAGTTCGCTGCTCAACATCATCAACGGCGTCTATGTGCCAGACAGCGGCGAGATCGTCTTCGAGGGGGAGCATTTCCAGCGCATGCGGCCCGGCGATGCGGCCCGGCGCGGCATCGGCCGCGGTTTCCAGAACAATGCGCTCTTCTCCGGCATGAGCGTCATCGACAATGTCATCGCCGGCCTGTCGCGCCATTCGAAGGTGGCCCTTGTCGAGGAAATGTTCCGCCTGCCGCGTGCGCGGCGCGAGGAAAGCGATTTCCGCGAAAGGGCGCATGCCGTGCTGCATCTCTTCGATCTCGAAAAACATGCGAACACGCCTGTCGGAATGCTGCCCTACGGCGTGCAGAAGAAGGTGGAGATGGCGCGCGCCATCGTCGCCGAGCCCCCGTCTCCTTCTGCTCGACGAGCCGCTGGCCGGCATGAACGCAGGCGAGAAGCAGGAAATCGCCGCGGTCATCCAGCGGCTGAATGCCGAGCTGAAGCTCACCGTCGTCCTCATCGAGCACGACGTCGGCATCGTGCTGAAGCTCGCCCATCACGTTGTCGTCCTCGATTACGGGCGCAAGCTCGCGGACGGGCCTCCGGAGGCGATCCGCGACAACAAGGATGTCATCGCCGCCTATATCGGCTCCGATCACGCCGAGGTGGCCGTATGAGCATGTTCCTCGAAACCCTTATCGGCGGCCTGCTCTCGGGCACCATGTATTCGCTGGTCGCGATCGGCTTCGTACTGATCTACAAGGCCTCCGGTGTCTTTAACTATGCGCAGGGCTCGCTCCTTCTCTTCGCAGCGCTCACCTTCGTCACCCTCACCGAAAACGGCGTGCCGGCCTATGCGGCGATCGCGATCACCGTTGCGCTCCTGATCGCGACAGCCATCGCCATCGAGAAACTGCTGCTCCGGCCACTCACCAACCGCAGCCCCATGACACTCTTCATGGCGACGCTCGGGCTTTCCTACGTGGTGGAAGGCGTAGCGCAGGGCATCATGGGATCGCAGGTGCGCGCGCTCAATCTCGGCATCGAGGACCTGCCGATTTTCGTCGGCGACATCCTGATCAGCCAGTTCGATCTCGTGGCCGCGGGCGTCGCGCTCGCCCTCGTGGTCGTGCTCTCGCTGCTCTTCAACAGGACGCGCATCGGCATACAGCTGCGTGGCGTGGCGGATGACACCCGGGCGGCCCTTTCGCTCGGGATCGACATCAACCGGATCTGGCAGATCGTCTGGGCCGTTGCCGGTCTCGTCGGGCTGGTCGCCGGCCTTCTCTGGGGCGCGCGGCAGGGCGTGCAGTTCTCCCTGTCGCTGGTCGTGCTGAAGGCGCTGCCTGTCCTCATCATCGGGGGCTTTACGTCGATCCCCGGCGCCATCGTCGGCGGCCTGATCGTCGGTGCCGGCGAGAGCCTGGCTGAGACCTATATCGGCCCGTTCCTCGGCGGTGGAATCACGCCCTGGTTCGCCTACGCGCTGGCACTTGTCTTCCTCTTCATCCGTCCAGCCGGCCTCTTCGGCGAACGCTCCATCGAAAGGGTGTGATCCATGGCCGAGCTCGATCTGCGCGCGACCGCCGAACCCGCCGAAAGCTTCGGCCTGAAGGCCCTCTCGCTGGCGGCGGTGGCGGCCGCGGTCCTTGCAGCACCCTTCCTTGCATCCGAATACTGGATCAATGCGATCATCGTACCGTTCCTGATCCTGTCGCTTGCCGGCCTCGGGCTGAACCTTCTGACCGGGTATGCCGGCCAGCTCTCGCTCGGCGCGGGCGCCTTCATGATGGTCGGGGCCTACGCCACTTTTGCGCTGCAACTGCGTGTCCCCGATCTGCCGCTCCCGCTGGCGCTCATCGTCGCCGGCCTGATCGCCGGGGCGGTCGGCATGGTCTTCGGCCTGCCGTCGACCCGTATCAAGGGCTTCTACCTGATCGTCAGCACGCTAGCCGCCCAGTTCTTCTTCGAATGGCTGTTCCTGAAATTCCCGTGGTTCTACAACGGCAATTCGTCGGCAACGATTGCGCTGTCGCGCGGCCTCTCGGTCTTCGGACTCGATGCCAACGGCCCGCATGGCCGCTACTATCTGACGCTCGGCGCCGTCGCGCTCCTCACCCTTCTCTCGTTCAACCTCATTCGCAGCCAGACGGGCCGCAACTGGATGGCGATCCGCGACATGGACACGGCTGCCGCCGTCATCGGCGTGCCCGTGCTGCACGCCAAGCTGCAGGCCTTCGCGGTTTCGAGTTTCATCCTCGGGATCGCAGGCGCGCTCTGGGCTTTCGCCTATCTCGGATCCGCAAGCGTCCAGAGCTTCGGCCTTCACCGCTCCTACCAGATCCTCTTCATCATCATCATC is drawn from Shinella sp. PSBB067 and contains these coding sequences:
- a CDS encoding branched-chain amino acid ABC transporter permease: MAELDLRATAEPAESFGLKALSLAAVAAAVLAAPFLASEYWINAIIVPFLILSLAGLGLNLLTGYAGQLSLGAGAFMMVGAYATFALQLRVPDLPLPLALIVAGLIAGAVGMVFGLPSTRIKGFYLIVSTLAAQFFFEWLFLKFPWFYNGNSSATIALSRGLSVFGLDANGPHGRYYLTLGAVALLTLLSFNLIRSQTGRNWMAIRDMDTAAAVIGVPVLHAKLQAFAVSSFILGIAGALWAFAYLGSASVQSFGLHRSYQILFIIIIGGLGTIRGAFFGAAFVSLLPLVLDWLFQYLLSGQVDAGLLQNVQKAIFGILIIWFLIREPEGLSRLLAIRRTASRRLFPS
- a CDS encoding branched-chain amino acid ABC transporter permease, whose protein sequence is MSMFLETLIGGLLSGTMYSLVAIGFVLIYKASGVFNYAQGSLLLFAALTFVTLTENGVPAYAAIAITVALLIATAIAIEKLLLRPLTNRSPMTLFMATLGLSYVVEGVAQGIMGSQVRALNLGIEDLPIFVGDILISQFDLVAAGVALALVVVLSLLFNRTRIGIQLRGVADDTRAALSLGIDINRIWQIVWAVAGLVGLVAGLLWGARQGVQFSLSLVVLKALPVLIIGGFTSIPGAIVGGLIVGAGESLAETYIGPFLGGGITPWFAYALALVFLFIRPAGLFGERSIERV